The sequence AAGGCGGTGTACGAGGTGGTCTACGAGGCCAGGCACCGGCCCAGCTGGCTGCCGATCCCGCTGGCCGCCATCAACCGGCTCGCCCTCACGGTCTGACCCTCCGCTCCCCCTCGCTCGGCCGGTCCGGTCCCCGCCCCACCGGGGGCCACCCCCTCCTCCTCCCCCGTTCCGCCGCCGGAGCCCCTCCCTCCCCGCCCCGGCGCCGACGGGCCCGCCGCCGCCCCGCTTCCGCCGCCCCGCCCCCGAATCCGCGCCCCGCTCCAGGAGGTCCTCGCCGTGACGCCGCTCGATCCGCCAGGCCGCACCATCCGCACCGTGCCGGCCACCTTCCTGGCCGGCCCGGACGCCCCGAAGCGCGAACCCGCGGCCGCCCGGCGGGCCGAGTCGGAACCCACCGGGACCGCCCCCGCCACGACCGCCCCGACTGCGACCGTCCCTGCTGCCCCGGCTCCGGGCCCGGCTCCGGCTCCGGCTCCGGCTCCGGCTCCGGCGACCGTGCCGCCGCCCGCGGCCGCGCCCGTGCCCCCGGCCGGCGGCGACGCCGCCCCGGTGACCTCCGGGGCGCTGCGGCTGCCCGAGGCCCCGCTGCCGCCCGGTGAGGTGGACCGGCTGGTCGGCGGCCAGCACCACGACCCGCACGCCCTGCTCGGTGCCCACCCCGTCAACGGCGGCACCGCGATCCGGGTGCTCCGCCCGTTCGCCGACCGGGTCCTGGTGGAGACCGACCAGGGCTCCGTCGAGCTCACCCACCAGCAGGGCGGCCTGTTCACCGGTCTGCTGGCCGCCGCGGAGGCCCCCGACTACCGGCTGCTGGTCGACTACCCGGGCTCCGAACCGCTGCGCCAGCACGACGGCTACCGCACCCCGCCCACCCTCGGCGAGCTCGACCTGCACCTCATCTCCGAGGGCCGGCACGAGCAGCTCTGGCAGGCGCTCGGCTCGCACGTGCGCACCGTCGGCGGGGTCACCGGCACCGCGTTCGCGGTCTGGGCGCCGAACGCCGCCGGGGTGCGGCTGATCGGCGACTTCAACCACTGGAACGGCACCGGGCACCCGATGCGCTCGCTCGGCTCCTCCGGCGTCTGGGAGCTCTTCGTCCCCGACATCGGCGAGGGCGCCCAGTACAAGTACGAGATCCACACCCGGCACGGCCGGGTGCTCGACAAGGCCGACCCGCTGGCCCGGGCCGCGCAGCTGCCGCCCGGCACCGCCTCGGTCGTCACCAGCTCCTCCTACCGCTGGCAGGACGGCGAGTGGATGGCCCGCCGGGCCCGCACCGCGCACCACCGCGCCCCGATGTCGGTGTACGAGCTGCACCTGGCGTCCTGGCGGCCCGACCTCACCGACTACCGCGCGATCGCCGCCGAACTCCCGGCCTACCTGAAGGAGTTGAACTTCACCCACGTGGAGTTCATGCCGGTGATGGAGCACCCCTTCGGCGGCTCCTGGGGCTACCAGGTGTCGGGCTACTACGCGCCCACCTCCCGGCTCGGCGGCCCCGACGACTTCCGCTTCCTGGTCGACACCCTGCACCGGCACGGCATCGGCGTCATCGTCGACTGGGTGCCCGCGCACTTCCCCAAGGACGACTTCGCGCTGGCCCGCTTCGACGGCGAGCCGCTCTACGAGCCGGCCGACCCGCTGCGCGCCGAGCACCCGGACTGGGGCACCCTGGAGTTCGACTACGGCCGGGTCGAGGTGCGCAACTTCCTGGTGGCCAACGCGGTCTACTGGTGCGAGGAGTTCCACGTCGACGGCCTGCGGGTGGACGCCGTCGCCTCGATGCTCTACCTCGACTACTCGCGCGAGGGCGGCGCCTGGACCCCCAACCAGTACGGCGGGCGGGAGAACCTCGACGCGGCCGCCTTCCTCCAGGAGATGAACGCCACCGTCTACCGGCGCTGCCCGGGCGTGATCACCGTCGCCGAGGAGTCCACCGCCTGGGACGGCGTCACCCGGCCCACCGACCGGGGCGGTCTCGGCTTCGGCCTGAAGTGGAACATGGGCTGGATGCACGACTCGCTGGTCTACATGGGCAAGGACCCGGTGCACCGGCGGTTCCACCACAACGAGATCACCTTCTCGATGGTGTACGCCTGGTCGGAGAACTACGTCCTGCCGATCTCCCACGACGAGGTGGTGCACGGCAAGCAGGCGCTGGTCTCCAAGATGCCCGGCGACTGGTGGCAGCAGCGCGCCAACCACCGCGCCTACCTCGGCTTCATGTGGGCCCACCCCGGCAAGCAACTCCTCTTCATGGGGCAGGAGTTCGCCCAGGGTGCCGAGTGGGACCACGAGCAGGGCCCGCAGTGGTGGGTGCTCGACGAGCAGTGGCCGGCCCACCGTGACCACCTCGGCGTGCGCCGCCTCGTGGCCGATCTCAACGGGCGCTACCTGGAGACCCCGGCGCTGTGGGAGCAGGACAGCGTCCCGGCCGGCTTCAGCTGGCTCGACGGCGGCGCCGCCGAGGACAACCTGCTCTCCTTCGTCCGCTACGCCGCCGACGGCACACCGCTGGTCGCGGTCTGCAACTTCTCCCCCGTGGTGCGGCACGGCCGCCGGGTCGGCCTGCCCGAGCTGAACGGCCGCGACCAGCTGTGGGAGGAGGCCCTCAACACCGACGCCGCGGCCTACGGCGGCAGCGGGATCGGCAACTCCCACCCGGTGAAGTCGGAGGCCGTCGAGTGGGACGGCCAGCCGCGCAGTGCCGAGCTGGTGCTGCCGCCGCTGTCGACCGTCTGGCTCCGCCCGGCCTGAGCCGCCGGTGGTCCGCCGCTCCGCCCCCGTGGTGCGGAGCGGCGGCCCGACGGCGTCAGGGGCCGGGCGGGGGGAACGCGGGCAGGGTCAGGGGGCCGGAGAGGGCCCCCTCCGTCGACGGGAGCGACGGCGCGGGTACGGCGCCCTCCTTCCCCGGGCCGGTCGCGGCTGCCCGGAGGGAGGCGAGGTCGGAGGGGCTCATCGGCCGGACCGTCGCAAGCCCACCGTCCGCCCCGGTCGGCTGCGGCATGACGGGGTGCTCCGGGATGGCGGCGGCGACCGTCTTCCAGCGCTCGTCCGCCGCCACCTCGGCGATCCGCCCGGTCGTCATCGGCGGGTCGACCCGGGTGATGCCGGACCCCGGCTCCAGCGGATTGCGGTTCCACTCCTGGAGCATGAGGTGGTACCCGCTCTTGCTGTAGAGGGAGGCGGACCAGGTCTTCGACCCGTCCGGCTCGCCGTCCCGGGTGCCGGCCTGGTAGACCACCAACTGCGAGCCGTCCGTCGTGGTGGCGGAGGTGCAGACATCGAGGCCGTCGGCGTACGCGCAGCCCTTGGCGTCATCGGGCATCACCGAGGGGCCGGTGATCCAGAACAGGTAGTACGCCAGGCCGTGCCCGTCGTCGTGGGTCAGCCGGAGCTGCGGGGTACCGCTCTCCGTCCCCCGCGCCTCCTCGACCTTCACGATGTTCCCGGCCGGCAGCAGCGGCGTGAACAGGTCGAGGAACTCCTGGCCGGACACCGGCGCCGCGGTCGCCCCGGCGGACGGTGCGCCCGCCGCCGCGACCCGGCCGGTGCCACCGCCCGGCAGGCCGGCCAGCGCCACCCCGCCGACGCCGACCAGGGCCAGCGCGGCGGCTCCGGCCAGCACCGACGCCCGCCGGCGGCGGCGCAGTCGGCGCCCGTACGACCAGCCGGTGTCGACCAGCGGCAGGGGCTCGGTGTGGAACGTCTCCCCCGCCCGGGCCATCGCCGCGGAGAGGTCCTGCTCGTACTGGGTGTCGGTCTCGGGAAGGTCCCGGTCTGCGGGCATGCTGAACCACCGTTTCGGGTCGGTCGGTCGGTCGATGAAGGTCGGTCGATGGAGGTGGAGCGGGAGCTCAGTGGTCGGCGAGGGCGCGCAGGTCGTCGCCGAGCACGGCCCGGATCCGGGCCAGCGCCCGGACGGACTGCGTCCGCACGGCGCCCGGGCTGCGGCGGAGGATCTCGGCGGTCTGCTCGACGCTGCGGTCCTCCCAG comes from Streptomyces sp. TLI_053 and encodes:
- the glgB gene encoding 1,4-alpha-glucan branching protein GlgB, producing MTPLDPPGRTIRTVPATFLAGPDAPKREPAAARRAESEPTGTAPATTAPTATVPAAPAPGPAPAPAPAPAPATVPPPAAAPVPPAGGDAAPVTSGALRLPEAPLPPGEVDRLVGGQHHDPHALLGAHPVNGGTAIRVLRPFADRVLVETDQGSVELTHQQGGLFTGLLAAAEAPDYRLLVDYPGSEPLRQHDGYRTPPTLGELDLHLISEGRHEQLWQALGSHVRTVGGVTGTAFAVWAPNAAGVRLIGDFNHWNGTGHPMRSLGSSGVWELFVPDIGEGAQYKYEIHTRHGRVLDKADPLARAAQLPPGTASVVTSSSYRWQDGEWMARRARTAHHRAPMSVYELHLASWRPDLTDYRAIAAELPAYLKELNFTHVEFMPVMEHPFGGSWGYQVSGYYAPTSRLGGPDDFRFLVDTLHRHGIGVIVDWVPAHFPKDDFALARFDGEPLYEPADPLRAEHPDWGTLEFDYGRVEVRNFLVANAVYWCEEFHVDGLRVDAVASMLYLDYSREGGAWTPNQYGGRENLDAAAFLQEMNATVYRRCPGVITVAEESTAWDGVTRPTDRGGLGFGLKWNMGWMHDSLVYMGKDPVHRRFHHNEITFSMVYAWSENYVLPISHDEVVHGKQALVSKMPGDWWQQRANHRAYLGFMWAHPGKQLLFMGQEFAQGAEWDHEQGPQWWVLDEQWPAHRDHLGVRRLVADLNGRYLETPALWEQDSVPAGFSWLDGGAAEDNLLSFVRYAADGTPLVAVCNFSPVVRHGRRVGLPELNGRDQLWEEALNTDAAAYGGSGIGNSHPVKSEAVEWDGQPRSAELVLPPLSTVWLRPA